Proteins co-encoded in one Xanthomonas campestris pv. badrii genomic window:
- the dmeF gene encoding CDF family Co(II)/Ni(II) efflux transporter DmeF, which yields MSTMPVAPHCPQSHTFASANPLAERSTRKAVLLTVIMMVVEIVGGWTLNSMALLADGWHMSSHALALGLALFAYRFARRHATDARFTFGTWKVEVLGGYTSALLLLGVAGLMAFQSVERLFSPRPIQYQEATVIAVIGLLVNLMCAWWLRDSHGHGHAHGHQHGHGHGSHGHSHPHDHHGHGHRHDAHSDLNLRAAHLHVVADAATSVLAIVALVAGMHWGVTWLDPIMGIVGAVLVTVWAWGLLRSTGRVLLDAEMDAPVVAEVKQVIAELGHAIDIADLHVWRVGSDRYACVLCLVTAAQIDAELVRNALQIHEELVHVTVELRRPPTLRAAA from the coding sequence ATGTCGACCATGCCCGTCGCGCCGCATTGCCCGCAGTCGCATACCTTTGCCAGCGCCAACCCGCTGGCCGAGCGCAGTACCCGCAAGGCGGTGCTGCTGACCGTGATCATGATGGTGGTGGAGATCGTGGGCGGCTGGACCCTCAACTCCATGGCCCTGCTTGCCGATGGCTGGCACATGAGCTCGCACGCGCTGGCGCTGGGCCTGGCCTTGTTCGCCTACCGCTTCGCGCGCCGCCATGCCACCGATGCGCGCTTCACCTTCGGCACCTGGAAGGTGGAAGTGCTGGGCGGCTACACCAGCGCGCTGCTGTTGTTGGGCGTGGCCGGGCTGATGGCGTTCCAGTCGGTGGAACGGCTGTTCTCGCCGCGGCCCATCCAGTATCAGGAAGCCACCGTCATCGCGGTGATCGGCCTGCTGGTGAACCTGATGTGCGCCTGGTGGCTGCGCGATTCGCATGGGCATGGCCACGCGCACGGCCATCAACACGGGCATGGGCATGGCAGTCATGGCCATTCGCACCCGCACGACCATCATGGTCATGGTCATCGCCACGACGCGCACAGCGACCTCAATCTGCGTGCCGCGCATCTGCACGTGGTGGCCGATGCCGCAACGTCGGTGCTTGCGATTGTGGCGCTGGTGGCCGGCATGCACTGGGGCGTGACCTGGCTGGATCCCATCATGGGCATCGTTGGCGCGGTGCTGGTCACCGTCTGGGCCTGGGGGCTGCTGCGCAGCACCGGCCGCGTGCTGCTGGATGCGGAAATGGACGCGCCGGTGGTGGCCGAGGTGAAGCAGGTCATCGCCGAGCTTGGGCATGCCATCGACATCGCCGACCTGCATGTCTGGCGCGTCGGCAGCGATCGCTACGCATGCGTGCTCTGCCTGGTGACTGCGGCGCAGATCGATGCGGAACTGGTGCGCAACGCATTGCAGATCCACGAGGAACTGGTGCATGTCACCGTCGAGCTACGGCGCCCACCGACGCTACGCGCGGCGGCCTAG
- a CDS encoding helix-turn-helix transcriptional regulator, translated as MNSRVRELRESNGWSQGELAEQLGVSRQTVNALETGKYDPSLPLAFRIARLFGESIEHVFLYEDGH; from the coding sequence ATGAATAGTCGCGTGCGCGAGTTACGCGAGTCCAATGGCTGGTCGCAGGGCGAGCTGGCAGAGCAGCTGGGTGTCTCGCGGCAGACCGTCAATGCGCTGGAAACCGGAAAATACGATCCCAGCCTGCCGCTGGCGTTCCGTATCGCACGGTTGTTTGGGGAATCGATCGAGCACGTCTTTCTCTACGAAGACGGGCATTAG
- a CDS encoding GH39 family glycosyl hydrolase — translation MRFTVLLAAALGCMASSAMAQGKGPRTIQLDLATAGAPVDRFYDLSVGSDFPGTLIRPDTQAHLVPAVQELGFRYIRFHDVFHDALGTVKEVDGKLVYDWTKLDQLYDALLAKRIRPFVELGFTPNAMKTSEQTLFYWKGNTSHPDPAKWTQLINAFIQHIRARYGAEEVRQWYFEVWNEPNLKDFWENADQQAYFDLYANTARTIKAIDPQLRVGGPSTAGADWVPELLAFVAKNKLPIDFVTTHTYGVDGGFLDEDGKQDVKLSASPDAIVGDVRRVHAQIKASPYPQLPLYFTEWSASYTPRDYVHDSYISAPYILTKLKQVQGMVQGMSYWTYTDLFEEPGPPPTPFHGGFGLMNREGIRKPAWFAYKYLNALKGREIPLADAHALAALDGKRLAALVWDWQQPVQAVSNTPFYTRQVPATDSAPLQLRMTQVPAGNYTLQVRKTGYRRNDPLSLYIDMGLPKALNAKQLTQLQQATRDTPEQDKRVRVGADGVVEVSVPMRSNDVVLVTLEPTAR, via the coding sequence ATGCGGTTTACTGTTTTATTGGCAGCAGCACTGGGCTGCATGGCGAGCTCTGCAATGGCGCAAGGCAAGGGCCCGCGCACGATCCAGCTGGATCTGGCCACGGCCGGCGCGCCGGTGGACCGCTTCTATGATCTGTCGGTCGGCTCGGACTTTCCCGGCACCTTGATCCGCCCCGACACCCAGGCGCATCTGGTGCCGGCGGTGCAGGAGCTGGGGTTTCGCTACATCCGCTTCCATGACGTCTTCCACGACGCGCTCGGCACGGTGAAGGAGGTCGATGGCAAGCTCGTCTACGACTGGACCAAGCTGGACCAGCTCTACGATGCGCTGCTGGCCAAGCGCATCCGCCCGTTCGTCGAACTGGGCTTCACCCCGAATGCGATGAAGACCTCCGAACAAACCTTGTTCTACTGGAAGGGCAACACCTCGCACCCGGATCCGGCCAAGTGGACGCAGCTGATCAACGCCTTCATCCAGCATATCCGTGCGCGCTACGGTGCCGAGGAAGTGCGGCAGTGGTATTTCGAAGTGTGGAACGAGCCCAACCTGAAGGATTTCTGGGAGAACGCCGACCAGCAGGCCTACTTCGACCTGTACGCGAACACCGCGCGCACCATCAAGGCGATCGATCCGCAGCTACGCGTCGGCGGCCCGTCCACCGCCGGTGCGGACTGGGTGCCGGAGCTGCTGGCCTTCGTGGCGAAGAACAAGCTGCCGATCGATTTCGTCACCACGCATACCTATGGCGTGGACGGCGGCTTTCTGGATGAAGACGGCAAGCAGGACGTCAAACTGTCTGCGTCCCCGGATGCCATCGTTGGCGACGTGCGCCGCGTCCACGCACAGATCAAGGCATCGCCGTATCCGCAGCTGCCGCTGTACTTCACCGAGTGGAGCGCCAGTTACACCCCACGCGATTACGTCCACGACAGCTATATCAGCGCGCCCTACATCCTGACCAAGCTCAAGCAGGTGCAGGGCATGGTGCAAGGCATGAGCTACTGGACCTACACCGATCTGTTCGAAGAACCCGGTCCGCCGCCCACGCCGTTCCATGGGGGTTTCGGCCTGATGAATCGCGAAGGCATCCGCAAGCCGGCCTGGTTTGCCTACAAATACTTGAATGCGCTCAAGGGCCGCGAGATTCCGCTCGCCGATGCGCATGCGCTGGCCGCACTGGACGGCAAGCGTCTGGCTGCGCTGGTATGGGATTGGCAGCAGCCGGTGCAGGCAGTGAGCAATACGCCGTTCTATACCAGGCAGGTGCCGGCCACCGACAGCGCGCCGCTGCAGCTGCGCATGACCCAGGTGCCCGCCGGCAACTACACCTTGCAGGTGCGCAAGACCGGCTACCGGCGCAACGACCCGCTGTCGCTGTACATCGACATGGGCCTGCCCAAGGCATTGAACGCAAAACAGCTGACCCAGCTGCAGCAGGCCACGCGCGATACGCCCGAGCAGGACAAACGCGTGCGGGTGGGCGCCGATGGCGTGGTGGAGGTCAGCGTGCCGATGCGCAGCAACGATGTGGTGCTGGTGACGCTGGAACCGACGGCACGCTGA
- a CDS encoding metal/formaldehyde-sensitive transcriptional repressor, translating to MAHLNQDKSKLLARVRRIRGQVEGLEKALAQDVECTALLTQVAAFRGAAQGLMVELLSEHLKHHVATPQALADRELAVDDIAAILKTYLK from the coding sequence ATGGCACATCTCAATCAGGACAAATCCAAACTGCTCGCGCGCGTGCGCAGGATCCGCGGGCAGGTGGAAGGACTGGAAAAGGCCCTGGCCCAGGACGTGGAGTGCACGGCGTTGCTGACCCAGGTGGCCGCCTTCCGCGGGGCGGCGCAGGGCTTGATGGTGGAATTGCTCAGCGAGCACCTGAAACACCACGTGGCCACGCCGCAGGCGCTGGCCGACCGCGAGCTGGCCGTGGACGATATCGCGGCCATCCTCAAGACCTACCTCAAGTAG